The nucleotide window CGGCGCACCGCGCGGTTGCTCAGCACGGCCAGCAGCAGCATCGCGCCCAGGAAGAAGTAGAACCAGTCGGCGTCCCAGCGCAGGTAGACGATGCCCTGCTGGGTCATGCCGAACACCAGCGCGCCCAGCGCCGCCCCGATGGCCGAGCCGAAGCCACCGGTGAGCAGGCACCCGCCGATGACCGCCGCGACGATGTAGATCAGCTCCTGCCCGGTGCCGGTGTTGGCCTGCACCGAGGTGAGCCGGACGGCGGTGATGGAGCCGACCAGCCACGCCGCGGCCGCGGTCGTCATGAACAGCCGGATCGTGGTGCGGGCGGCCGGGACACCGACGTTGCGGCTGGCCACCTCGTCACCGCCCGTGGCGAACACCCAGTTGCCGAACCGGGTGCGCAGCAGGACCCAGGTCGCCACGGCGGTGGCCAGCAGCCACCACACGATCGCGATGCGGAACTGCTGGCCGAAGACGCTGAACGTCGAGGCCAGCACCAGCTCGGCGGAGTGGTAGCCCGGGGCCTCGGCGATGCCGCGCACCTGCACCGTGCCGGTGAACAGCTTGGTCAGCCCCAGGTTCAGGCCCTGCAGCATGAGGAAGGTGGCCAGCGTGATGATGAAGCTGGGCAGGCCGGTGCGGGTGACCAGCCAGCCGTTGAGGGCGCCGATGGCCAGCGCCAGCACACCGGCCGCGGCGATGGCCACCCAGATGTTCTGGTCGAACCGGACGGCGACGATGCCGACGGTGAGCGCGGTGGTGCCGGTCAGCACGCCCGCGGACAGGTCGAAGTGCCCGCCGATCATCAGCAGCGCCACCGCGACCGCCATGATGCCCAGCGTCGAGGCGACGTCCAGCCAGTTGGCGATCCCGCTCAGCGACCGGAAGACCGAGCTCTGGGCGGAGAAGAACGCCAGGATGACGACGGCGCCGATCAGCGACCCCAGCTCGGGCTTGACCAGCAACCGGCGCCACAGGCCGACGGCGGCGACCCGCTCGTCGGCGCGCGCCCGCCGGCCGACCGGCGCCTCGCGGGTGGCGCTCAGCGGGTGCCCGCCGAGGCCAGGTCGCCGATCGCCTCGACGTTGCTCGAGTCGACGATGCCCGGGCCGGTCAGCACCGGCTGGCCACCGCCCACGGTGTTGAGGTTCTGCGCGTAGAGCTTGAGCATCACGATCGGCAGGTAGCCCTGCTCGTACTGCTGCTGGTCGACCGCGAAGGCTACCGTGCCGGCCTTGATCGCGGCGATGACGTCGCCGTTGAGGTCGAAGGTGGCGATCTCGGCCTGGGAACCGGCGTCGGAGGCGGCGGCCGCGGCGATCGGGGCCACGGCGGAGTTCAGCGTCAGGACCGCGTCGACCGAGGGGTCGGCCTGCAGCTGCGAGGTGATCGTGGCCTGCGCGCCCTGCAGGTCGTTGATGTCGACCTGCAGCAGCCGGACGTCGGCGCCCAGGCCCTGCGAGGCACCGGCGCAGCGCTGCTCGAGGCCGATGTTGCCCGCCTCGTGGACGACGCAGAGGACGTTCTTGCGGCCGTCGCGGGCCAGCCGCTGCCCGGCGCCCTGGCCGGCGATCGTCTCGTCCTGCCCGACGTGCCCGATGGCGCCGAACTCGGCGGACCGGTCGGCGCCGGAGTTGATGGTCACCACGGGGATCTTCGCCGCCCGCGCCGCGGCCAGGGAGTCCTGCAG belongs to Modestobacter sp. L9-4 and includes:
- a CDS encoding sugar ABC transporter substrate-binding protein yields the protein MARRKRLLALALAAPLVLLGCSTENSGGEGETTAAAPSGGGGTADGDLQFAVVTHGSAGDAFWDVVQKGAKAAGDDLGVGVDYQSDGDPQRQSQLIEAAVNQGVDGIVVSMANPDALQDSLAAARAAKIPVVTINSGADRSAEFGAIGHVGQDETIAGQGAGQRLARDGRKNVLCVVHEAGNIGLEQRCAGASQGLGADVRLLQVDINDLQGAQATITSQLQADPSVDAVLTLNSAVAPIAAAAASDAGSQAEIATFDLNGDVIAAIKAGTVAFAVDQQQYEQGYLPIVMLKLYAQNLNTVGGGQPVLTGPGIVDSSNVEAIGDLASAGTR
- a CDS encoding ABC transporter permease, translating into MLVKPELGSLIGAVVILAFFSAQSSVFRSLSGIANWLDVASTLGIMAVAVALLMIGGHFDLSAGVLTGTTALTVGIVAVRFDQNIWVAIAAAGVLALAIGALNGWLVTRTGLPSFIITLATFLMLQGLNLGLTKLFTGTVQVRGIAEAPGYHSAELVLASTFSVFGQQFRIAIVWWLLATAVATWVLLRTRFGNWVFATGGDEVASRNVGVPAARTTIRLFMTTAAAAWLVGSITAVRLTSVQANTGTGQELIYIVAAVIGGCLLTGGFGSAIGAALGALVFGMTQQGIVYLRWDADWFYFFLGAMLLLAVLSNRAVRRYAEAARR